The following is a genomic window from Acidobacteriota bacterium.
AGCAACTCGCGCGTGACCGGCACGGGGATGGCCTCGGCCAGGCGATCGCCGTCCTTGCCCGTGTAGAACAGCCGGTCCTCCCGCAGGAAGCCGCGGGCGACGACGCCCTCGACGAGCGGCCGCGACGCGCGCTGGTCGGCGAAGAAGTCGCTCCGCTCGAGCGGGTCGTAGCGCGGGGCCTGGTGCATGTCCTGCCGGCACCCGGCCAGCACGACCAGGGCGAGGAGGCACACGGCGCCGGCGATCCCGCGACCGCGGCGGCCTGCCCCCGGAGCCTGAAACGTCCTAGTGCGCAACGTCGTTCACCTCTGACGCGCCGAGGCTCTCGAGGAACTCGCGCGTCCGCTGGCCGTCGAACTTCGGGTCGGCCGACTCGATGCACAGGAAGAAGCCGTCGGTCGTCGCGTGCTCCCGGAACCGCTCGACGTTGAAGACCGGGTGGTACGGCATCGGCAGCCCGTTGAAGGCGATCATGCTCGCCACGGCCGTCAGCGCCGCGAAGAGGATCGTCGTCTCGAAGGTGGGCACGATGAACGACGGCCACGAGTGGAGCGGCCGACCGCCGATGTTGTGCGCGTAACCCGAGAAGATGCCGCCGATGCCCTCGGTGACCGACGTCCAGTAACACAGCCCGTACCCGGCGACGAGGCCGAAGAGGCCGCCGCCGAGCACCGCCTTCTGGACCTTCCGGTCGGTGTGGCCCATCGCTTCGGCGAGGCCGTGGACCGGGAACGGGGTGAACGCGTCGATCTGCCGGTAGCCCGCCTCGTAGGTGCGGGTCGCCGCCTTCATCAGCGCGTCGCCGTCCTTGAACTCGGCCATCAGGCCGTAGATACCCGCCTTGCTCTCCATGTGCTCCATCCCGGGGCGCCGGCCCTCAGTGCGATCCGCCCTCGACCCGTCCCTGCGGCGTCAGCGTCCGCATCTCGAAGATCGAGATCATCGGCAGCACCCGGATGAACAGGTAGAAGAGCGTCAGGAACATCCCGATGGTGCCGATGTAGAACGACCAGTCCCAGATCGTCCCCGCG
Proteins encoded in this region:
- a CDS encoding DUF3341 domain-containing protein, which encodes MEHMESKAGIYGLMAEFKDGDALMKAATRTYEAGYRQIDAFTPFPVHGLAEAMGHTDRKVQKAVLGGGLFGLVAGYGLCYWTSVTEGIGGIFSGYAHNIGGRPLHSWPSFIVPTFETTILFAALTAVASMIAFNGLPMPYHPVFNVERFREHATTDGFFLCIESADPKFDGQRTREFLESLGASEVNDVAH